The proteins below come from a single Pedobacter aquae genomic window:
- a CDS encoding CgeB family protein — protein MKIILFYHSLISDWNHGNAHFLRGICTELIRCGHEVTVMEPEDNWSLKNLLETRGDVIWDEFEHFYPKLKTRFYNPQNPDFSEALLFADLVLVHEWNEHHIVKILGTLKQQFGYKLLFHDTHHRAVTDKDGIADYDLSKYDGVLAFGNVIRDLYLQNKWAKKAWTWHEAADTEIFKPLAGIAKTGDLVWVGNWGDDERTEELIEFLIKPVQTLGLKATMYGVRYPEHALKLLQEAGIHYGGYIPSYQVPQVFAQHRFTVHIPRRPYTQFLPGIPTIRPFEALACGIPLISAPWQDTENLFQVGDDFLMVKNGEEMIQTMQQLLANENLQKKLSKQGLETIAKKHNCQQRVKELINIYDQINEKIII, from the coding sequence ATGAAAATTATACTTTTTTATCACTCTTTAATATCTGATTGGAACCACGGAAACGCCCATTTCTTACGTGGCATTTGTACAGAGCTTATCAGATGCGGGCATGAAGTTACCGTAATGGAACCAGAAGATAACTGGAGCTTAAAAAACTTATTAGAAACACGTGGAGATGTGATTTGGGATGAGTTCGAACACTTTTATCCGAAACTTAAAACTAGATTTTATAATCCTCAAAACCCAGATTTTTCTGAAGCGCTTTTATTTGCAGATTTGGTTTTGGTACACGAGTGGAATGAGCATCATATCGTAAAAATATTAGGCACTTTAAAGCAGCAATTTGGTTATAAACTACTTTTTCATGATACCCACCACAGGGCTGTTACAGATAAAGATGGTATTGCAGATTACGATTTAAGTAAATACGATGGCGTTTTGGCTTTTGGCAATGTGATAAGAGATTTATACCTGCAAAATAAGTGGGCAAAAAAAGCTTGGACATGGCATGAAGCCGCTGATACAGAAATTTTTAAACCCTTAGCGGGGATAGCAAAAACAGGCGATTTGGTGTGGGTTGGTAATTGGGGCGATGATGAACGAACCGAAGAATTGATTGAGTTTTTGATAAAACCTGTTCAAACTTTAGGATTAAAAGCTACCATGTATGGCGTACGTTATCCAGAGCATGCACTAAAATTATTACAAGAAGCAGGTATACATTATGGCGGTTATATTCCATCTTACCAGGTACCACAAGTGTTTGCTCAGCATCGTTTTACAGTACATATTCCTAGAAGACCTTATACCCAATTTTTGCCTGGCATACCTACCATTAGGCCATTTGAGGCTTTGGCTTGCGGTATTCCGCTGATTTCTGCCCCTTGGCAGGATACGGAAAATTTATTTCAAGTAGGAGATGATTTCCTCATGGTTAAAAACGGCGAAGAAATGATACAAACCATGCAGCAATTATTAGCCAATGAAAACTTACAAAAAAAACTCAGCAAACAAGGTTTAGAAACCATTGCGAAAAAGCATAATTGCCAGCAAAGGGTTAAAGAACTTATCAATATTTACGATCAGATAAACGAAAAAATCATCATCTAA
- a CDS encoding response regulator, translating into MRLQATYLEFMPLILILDDDQEFLDILKSYLQNHGFEVVTASYTADIFILIQEHQPRLIILDFLINGLNGGEICSVIKKNPQTVAIPVILMSAFDKLIYSLGNYGYDVFLSKPFDLTTILIHVKNLTHHDEL; encoded by the coding sequence ATGAGGTTGCAGGCTACCTATTTGGAGTTTATGCCTTTAATATTAATCTTAGATGATGATCAGGAGTTTCTGGACATTTTAAAATCTTATCTTCAAAACCATGGTTTTGAAGTTGTAACCGCTTCCTATACTGCTGATATTTTTATCCTCATTCAAGAACATCAGCCCCGGCTTATTATTCTTGATTTTCTCATTAACGGACTTAACGGTGGTGAAATTTGTTCGGTCATTAAGAAAAATCCACAAACAGTAGCAATACCTGTTATACTCATGTCTGCTTTTGATAAGCTCATTTATTCTTTAGGTAATTATGGCTATGATGTCTTCTTATCTAAACCCTTTGATTTAACTACTATATTAATTCATGTTAAAAATCTTACCCATCATGATGAACTTTGA
- a CDS encoding sensor histidine kinase codes for MLKILPIMMNFDMQKIWYTYIFNTQKMARRSNLKMFLVPLALALIAIWFKFSFFNHDFFVVPYLMFVSVILVSASYGGSKSAFYATIITFGFTLYLLFFGSSLLEEHFKIAAFQAVVFLINGFLISILVRHIQVIQRKLLSSKEKYRGMVEQTDEGFFMLDREGVILYSSPSVSKFLGFQEKELKGKALTALLHQQEVDNFTLSLMKLVAHKGSFKNKQHQFIAADGNQVWAELSVANLLQESNIEALVLHFNNVTERVVKEKQQEDFIHMATHELKSPVTVLKGYLQLLIHKMSIDKSLYFDFLQMLYKMDGQLNKLLGLITDMLESTHIKAGELNYHFALFNLTNCVRDCVEGIKTANPQHQFKCELIDDETILIEGDKDRIGQVIINFLTNAIKYSPDKFEVQISMEKQANEVKVSVKDFGIGIPKEKQQAVFDRFYRVDTLPKNTFMGLGLGLYIAAEIILKHHGKIGVESDEGQGSEFWFSLPLLG; via the coding sequence ATGTTAAAAATCTTACCCATCATGATGAACTTTGACATGCAGAAAATATGGTATACCTATATTTTTAACACCCAGAAAATGGCTCGAAGGAGCAATTTAAAAATGTTTTTGGTTCCTCTGGCTTTGGCGCTAATAGCCATTTGGTTTAAGTTTAGTTTTTTTAACCATGATTTTTTTGTGGTGCCTTATTTAATGTTTGTATCTGTTATCTTGGTAAGCGCATCTTATGGAGGTAGCAAATCAGCCTTTTATGCTACCATCATCACTTTTGGCTTCACTTTATATTTATTGTTTTTTGGTTCATCATTGTTAGAAGAGCATTTTAAAATTGCCGCATTTCAAGCGGTAGTTTTCCTCATCAATGGTTTCCTCATCAGCATTTTGGTAAGGCATATTCAGGTTATCCAACGAAAGTTGCTTAGCAGTAAAGAAAAATACCGAGGCATGGTAGAACAAACAGATGAAGGTTTTTTTATGCTAGATAGAGAAGGTGTTATTCTTTACAGCAGTCCGTCTGTAAGTAAATTCTTAGGCTTTCAGGAAAAAGAGCTTAAGGGTAAAGCTTTAACAGCACTGCTGCACCAACAAGAGGTAGACAATTTTACTTTATCACTGATGAAACTTGTAGCCCATAAAGGCAGCTTTAAAAATAAACAGCACCAATTTATTGCAGCCGATGGAAATCAAGTATGGGCCGAGCTAAGTGTAGCTAACCTTTTGCAAGAATCTAACATAGAAGCACTGGTACTTCACTTTAATAATGTTACGGAAAGAGTGGTGAAAGAAAAACAGCAGGAAGATTTTATTCATATGGCAACACATGAGCTAAAATCTCCGGTAACGGTACTAAAAGGTTATTTACAATTGCTGATACATAAAATGAGCATAGATAAAAGCCTTTATTTTGATTTTCTACAAATGTTGTATAAGATGGATGGCCAGCTCAATAAGCTATTAGGTTTAATTACTGATATGCTAGAGTCTACACATATTAAAGCCGGAGAGTTAAACTATCATTTTGCTTTATTTAACTTAACAAATTGTGTGAGAGACTGCGTAGAAGGTATAAAAACAGCAAACCCTCAACATCAATTTAAATGTGAGCTTATTGATGATGAAACTATATTAATAGAAGGGGATAAAGACCGTATTGGCCAAGTTATCATCAACTTTTTAACCAATGCCATTAAATATTCGCCAGACAAATTCGAAGTTCAAATTAGCATGGAAAAACAGGCTAATGAAGTTAAAGTAAGCGTTAAAGATTTTGGTATTGGCATCCCCAAAGAGAAACAACAAGCTGTTTTCGACCGTTTTTACCGTGTAGATACTTTACCCAAAAATACCTTTATGGGTTTAGGATTGGGCCTGTACATAGCCGCAGAAATCATCCTCAAACATCATGGTAAAATAGGCGTAGAAAGCGATGAAGGCCAAGGCTCAGAATTTTGGTTTAGCCTGCCTTTGTTGGGTTGA
- a CDS encoding sensor histidine kinase has protein sequence MLNIPDALLAHADFLQTLHLKEKEQKLIRNKLKNMMLNEVFSFVFQLNQSEIKYTMLIKKNKAKKGKVYFVNLVQQQLDANFVKEQELSMILKSSLIATWVFNLDDLTFKINNFSKMLFPKTKTAIFYLIEDFTKLIYQEDIERVQKAILEAAEKHTELDIEFRVLNQQNYPVYLAMRGHMLKHNADKHYLAGILIDVTEKKNLQKQAENLRLNQQRVILDATYWAQEKERKKISEVLHDSVSQLLYGIRLNIQGLQLSGFKNEAFVNINRLLDQAVKETRAIAYDLKPSILIDFGFVTGVKELAERLSTANFNIKAYVNTLSDKLHPEVQLSLFRIIQELLNNIIKHAQATASEIIVFTDDEKVDLSVHDNGKGFDAKHPEILRGSGIREIKNKVFLLNGTLNIQSKKGKGTHIAIRFRIADAIAALSVILNIKHLS, from the coding sequence TTGCTTAATATACCAGATGCGCTATTAGCTCATGCTGATTTTCTACAAACGCTGCATCTTAAAGAAAAAGAGCAAAAACTCATTAGAAACAAGCTAAAAAACATGATGTTAAATGAGGTTTTTAGTTTCGTTTTTCAGCTAAACCAATCAGAAATAAAATATACCATGCTTATAAAAAAGAACAAGGCAAAAAAGGGCAAGGTATATTTTGTAAACTTGGTGCAGCAACAGCTAGATGCTAATTTTGTGAAAGAGCAAGAATTAAGTATGATTCTAAAATCTTCTTTAATAGCTACTTGGGTTTTTAATTTAGATGATTTAACCTTCAAAATCAATAATTTTAGTAAGATGCTGTTCCCTAAAACTAAAACAGCCATTTTTTATCTCATAGAAGATTTCACAAAGCTTATCTACCAAGAAGATATAGAAAGAGTACAAAAAGCCATATTAGAAGCTGCAGAAAAGCATACGGAATTAGATATAGAATTTAGGGTTTTAAACCAGCAAAATTACCCAGTTTATTTAGCTATGCGAGGGCATATGCTTAAGCATAATGCTGATAAACATTATTTAGCTGGTATTTTAATTGATGTTACAGAAAAGAAAAACCTGCAAAAGCAAGCAGAAAATTTACGCTTAAACCAGCAGCGTGTTATTTTAGATGCTACTTATTGGGCACAGGAGAAAGAGCGAAAGAAAATAAGTGAGGTTTTACATGATAGTGTTAGTCAGTTACTTTACGGTATAAGGCTTAATATACAGGGCTTACAACTTTCTGGCTTTAAAAATGAGGCTTTTGTGAATATCAATCGCTTGCTAGACCAAGCAGTAAAAGAAACCAGAGCCATTGCTTACGATTTAAAGCCTTCTATTTTAATAGATTTTGGTTTTGTTACTGGCGTTAAAGAACTGGCAGAGCGTTTAAGTACCGCAAATTTTAATATTAAGGCTTATGTAAACACGCTATCAGATAAGCTTCATCCCGAGGTTCAGTTGTCTCTCTTCAGAATTATTCAAGAGTTACTTAATAATATCATCAAACATGCCCAAGCCACAGCATCAGAAATTATTGTTTTCACTGATGATGAAAAGGTAGATTTATCAGTACATGATAATGGTAAAGGTTTTGATGCCAAGCATCCAGAAATTTTAAGAGGTTCTGGTATTAGAGAGATAAAAAACAAGGTGTTTTTATTGAATGGAACGCTCAATATTCAATCTAAAAAGGGAAAAGGTACACATATTGCTATCAGGTTCAGGATAGCGGATGCTATAGCAGCATTGTCTGTTATTTTAAATATAAAACACCTATCATGA
- a CDS encoding CgeB family protein gives MENTYKIAFLGSSLLSAYWNGAATYYRGIIKELYKLGHEVTFFEPDIYDRQQHRDLPDVDWATSVVYDAHLNEVEKLVSNLNDFDIIIKTSGIGAFDNFFEQKLPDYKQEHQLLIFWDVDAPATLDRMRQNPKDAFRENLQKFDLILTYGGGQPVIDAYLSFGAKACIPVYNALDPETHFPTATNPAFECDLAFLGNRLPDRETRVEDFFINAAQQLPQKQFLLGGSGWENKDLPQNIKLAGHVYTKDHNALNCTALAVLNISRDSMAAYGFSPATRVFEAAGAGACIITDDWLGIDYFFEPDIEILVAKNGQEVADILANLTPERAKLIGSAALKRVLRDHTYTLRAEEVQAIFKQYITHKN, from the coding sequence ATGGAAAACACTTATAAAATAGCTTTTTTAGGATCTAGTTTGCTTTCTGCCTATTGGAACGGAGCTGCTACTTATTACCGTGGAATTATTAAAGAACTGTATAAACTGGGGCATGAGGTTACTTTTTTTGAACCCGATATTTATGATAGGCAACAACACCGAGATTTACCAGATGTAGATTGGGCAACATCAGTGGTTTACGATGCACATTTAAACGAAGTAGAAAAACTTGTAAGTAATTTAAATGATTTTGATATCATCATTAAAACCAGCGGAATTGGCGCTTTTGATAATTTTTTCGAGCAAAAACTGCCTGATTATAAGCAAGAACATCAATTACTAATATTTTGGGATGTTGATGCGCCAGCAACTTTAGATAGGATGCGCCAAAACCCGAAAGATGCTTTCAGAGAAAATCTGCAAAAGTTTGATTTGATACTTACTTACGGTGGCGGACAACCTGTTATTGATGCTTACCTTTCTTTTGGCGCTAAAGCTTGTATACCCGTTTACAATGCGCTAGACCCAGAAACGCATTTCCCAACCGCTACAAACCCAGCCTTTGAATGTGATTTGGCTTTTCTAGGTAACCGCTTACCTGATAGGGAAACTAGGGTTGAAGATTTTTTTATTAATGCTGCGCAACAATTGCCTCAAAAGCAGTTTCTTTTAGGTGGCAGCGGATGGGAAAATAAAGACCTTCCGCAAAACATCAAATTGGCTGGTCATGTCTATACCAAAGACCATAACGCTTTAAATTGTACTGCTCTTGCTGTGCTTAACATCAGTAGAGATAGCATGGCGGCTTATGGCTTTTCGCCCGCTACAAGGGTGTTTGAAGCAGCTGGTGCTGGTGCTTGTATCATTACCGATGATTGGCTGGGTATAGATTATTTTTTTGAACCCGATATTGAAATATTGGTTGCCAAAAACGGACAAGAAGTAGCCGATATTTTAGCTAACCTTACACCAGAGCGAGCTAAACTTATTGGCTCAGCTGCTTTAAAACGAGTTTTAAGAGACCACACATATACTTTAAGAGCTGAAGAAGTGCAAGCTATTTTTAAACAATACATCACACATAAAAATTAA
- a CDS encoding response regulator transcription factor yields MINIILAEDHNIVRNGVKILLERDADLKVVAETENGKEVLNLLQTGIEASIILADINMPDMDGISLLKQMKQKYPDVPIIILSMLDNEQYIIEAFKEGASGYLFKNISADELIFALKHVHTGNRYICTELSLRLLDRLMNLPSQRKNWALHHDFSAREIEILHLMSEGYTNNEMSDKLFISKRTIEGYRQNLIDKTKVKNTAALIKYAVLNGIIE; encoded by the coding sequence ATGATAAACATTATACTTGCCGAAGACCACAATATTGTTAGAAACGGCGTTAAAATATTATTAGAGAGAGATGCAGATTTAAAGGTAGTAGCTGAAACAGAAAACGGTAAAGAAGTATTAAATTTATTGCAAACAGGTATAGAAGCCAGTATCATTTTAGCTGATATCAATATGCCTGATATGGATGGGATTAGTCTTTTAAAACAGATGAAACAAAAATATCCTGATGTACCCATTATTATTCTTTCTATGCTAGATAATGAGCAATACATTATTGAAGCTTTTAAAGAAGGGGCATCGGGCTATTTGTTCAAAAACATCAGTGCAGATGAATTAATTTTTGCTTTAAAACATGTTCATACTGGCAATAGGTATATCTGTACAGAGCTTTCTTTAAGGTTGTTAGATAGGTTGATGAATTTACCATCACAAAGAAAAAATTGGGCTTTACATCATGATTTTTCTGCCCGGGAAATAGAAATTTTACATCTTATGTCTGAAGGCTATACCAATAATGAAATGTCTGATAAGCTTTTCATCAGTAAAAGAACTATAGAAGGTTATAGGCAAAATCTTATTGATAAAACCAAGGTTAAAAATACTGCAGCATTAATAAAATACGCTGTTTTAAACGGAATTATAGAGTAG